The Neisseria animaloris genome segment TAAAAATTAAAGTCCAGATTTACTTTGGGAAACAGCTTTGAAAAGCGGTAATGTGGCAAATTGTAAAAGAAAAACAATGCTGGTTCCAGTTTTCACGGGTTTTTGTTAATGCTTTTTACACAATTCAGGTGGCTTGAGAGAGACTTTCCTTCTAAAAACAGGAAATTGCGTTAAATATTTAAAGGTCTGTCAGAAAAGGAGGAATAAGGTTTCAGACGGCAATTTTCCGAAAAATTAGAGTACGGTATTGAAATTTATGAACCGATCAGGACATGCGGGTGCCTACACCCGCATGTCCGTGCGGTGCGGATAACCCGTATCTGACGTTTAAAGAAAAAATGATTTTTTTGACTCAGGCATGCGGAAGCCGCCACATCCATACGGCGACGCAGAAGCAGAATATCGATGAAACGGCGGCTACCCACCAGCGTTCGGGAAATTGCCACCATAGAAAAGTACAAGAGGCAGTCATCATTGAAAAGGCGAACAGCTTGGCTCTTTTGGGAACGGCACGCCGTTCTTCCCAGTCTCTAACCATGGGGCCGAAGAAGTGGTGCTGGTGTAGCCAACGATGGAAGCGGGGCGACGCTTTGGCCCAGCATGCGGCCGCTAAAATAACAAAAGGCGTAGTCGGCAACACAGGCAGGAAGATGCCGATAATTCCCAAGAGCAGCGCAAGTGCGCCAAAGAGCCAGAATACAGAACGTAAGACCATAGTTTTCCCTAATTATTTTTTATGAACGGGACAACGCGGAATATTTAAATCATCCCAGCCTTGTTGCCCCATTTCTTCTAAAAGTTTAATGTTCCGCCCGAAAATGGTCTCCGCATCGGGAAACGATTCGGCCGCTCTGCTGATGCTGCTTTCACGGATGAGATGCAGGGTGGGGTAGGGGGAACGGTTGGTGTAATTACTGATGTCGTTTGCGTCGGTACCCTCAAACTGAAAATCGGGGTGGAATGGTGCAATCTGAATCACACCTTCCAAACCGTTTTCTGCAACCGCTTCATCGGCAATATCCAGCATATCGTTAAAAATGAAAAAATCACCGAATAAAGAGGGATGAACCAACAAAGAGGTTTCGATTTCATTTTCAGAAGCGGCGGAGAGTAATTGCAACTCACGGTCGAGGTCTTCCAAGAAACCATCCAAATGCTTGGCATGGCTTACTGCGATACGCACACGGTTTTTTACGTATGGCGCTTTGGCAAACGGGCAGAAGTTCAAACCGATAACGGCTTTTTCCAGCCATTGGCGGGTATGGTCGATAACGGTTTCGTCGGAGACTGACATTGAGTGTATATATTTACTTATATCAAGAATAATTTCTAATAATAAAGCTTTTCGGTAATAAAAGAAACAGGCCGTCTGAAAGCCGGTTTAAACTTTCAGACGGCCTGTTTTTCTTTCAGCCAAGTGCTGCCGTCAATCTTGCTGCTGCAAATGACTGAGCGGCAAAGCAGTTGTACTTTTGATTTCTTTCAATACAAAACTTGATTTGGCATCTTCAACGCCCGGATGCGAAAGCAAAGTGTCAAGCACAAAGTGCGAAAACGCATTCATATCGGTGAAGAATGTGTGCAGTAAATAATCGGTTTCACCGGTGAGTGCGAAGCAGCTCAACACTTCGGGCCAGCTTTGTACTGCGGTCGAAAAATTATCACGTGCTTCACTGGCCTTATCGATGGAAACGCGGATAAATGCCTGCAAGCCGAGTTGCACGGATACAGGAGAAAGCAAAGCTGCATATTTTCGGATGATACCTGCGTCTTCCAACTGTTTGAGTCGGCGCAAACAGGGGGAAGGCGACAGAGCCACGCGTTCCGAAAGCTCCACATTGGTCAGGCGGCCATTTTCCTGTAAGACTTGTAAAATTTTAAGATCGGTTTTATCTAAAGTAATTTGTGCCATGCTGATACCTTTTTTTCTTCTGGATGGGTGTTGTGCCGGAAGCACAGTCTTAATATATTCTAATTTAACTTAACGCACAATAGTCTAAAAAACATAGCTTTTTAAAATTATGTGTAGCGATATAAACTGTTTCTGGTTCATTTTGTTAAAAGGCCGTCTGAAAAGACTTTTCAACGGCAGATAATCTTTGCAAAACGGGTAAAGCACGGCTTGCAGATTCGGTAGCAGAGTATTACGGCGAACAAGGCTCCGGAGCGGTAACGCAATATAAGGTGCAACCCCTTAAACGATTCGATTTTCCAGTTATATCAAACAGCCGGCTCAACCTGCTACAATAGCCTTTCCATAAAAAATCCGTCGGGCAAAACAATGGCTAATATCAGACAAGTCCCCAGCAGCATCACTCCTGATTTGGACAACTACCGCCGGTGGTTTGACGGGTATGTTGCCAAACTTCCCGCAAACGATGCCCAATTATTGCTGAACGCCCGCAAACTTGCCGAGCAGTATTATCCTTTTGATGCATTTACGCCTTACGGCGAGCCTTTGCTCGGCAATCTTATGGGAGCCGCCCAATTGGTGGCCGACATGGATTTGCTTCCCGATGCCGTAGCCGCCACCGTTTTGGCCGATATTTCTTCTTATTGCGGCAACTGGCAGGAATTGGTAACCGGACAATGCAACGCCACTGTGTGCAATCTGGTAAAAGGTATCGACGAAGTGCAGAAGCTCACGCAGTTTGCCCGCGTGAACAACCTCAACACTCCCGAAGAGCGTGCCCAGCAAGCCGAGAGTATGCGCAAAATGCTGTTGGCGATGGTGTCCGATATCCGCGTGGTGTTGATTAAGCTCGCCTTACGTACCCGCACTATGCACTTTATCGGCACGCTGCCCGACAGCGAAGAAAAGCGTGCTTTGGCCAAAGAAACGCTGGATATTTTTGCACCGTTGGCCAACCGCTTGGGCGTGTGGCAGCTCAAATGGCAGCTCGAAGATTTGGGTTTTCGCCATCAAAATCCCGAAAAATACCGCGAAATCGCCCGTTTGCTTGATGAAAAACGCACCGAACGGTTGGAATATATCGAAGATTTCCTGCAAACCTTGCGAACCGAGCTGGACAAATACGGCATCCACTACGACGTGGCCGGCCGCCCCAAGCATATCTATTCCATTTACAAAAAAATGGTTAAGAAAAAGCTTGATTTCGAAGGGCTTTACGACATCCGCGCCGTGCGGATTCTGGTGGATACCGTGCCGGAGTGCTATACCACGCTCGGTATCGTCCACAGCCTGTGGCAACCCGTGCCGGGCGAGTTTGACGACTATATCGCCCAGCCCAAAGGCAACGGCTATAAGAGCCTGCATACCGTGATTGTCGGGCCGGAAGACAAAGGCGTGGAAGTGCAGATCCGCACGTTCGAGATGCACCAGTTCAACGAATTTGGCGTGGCCGCCCACTGGCGTTATAAAGAAGGCGGCAAAGGCGACAGTGCCTACGAGCAGAAAATCGCTTGGTTGCGGCAACTGCTCGACTGGCGCGAAAACATGGCTGACAACGACCGCGAAGACTTGGCATCCGCCTTCCGCACCGAGCTGTTTAACGACACCATTTATGTGCTGACCCCGCATGGTAAAGTATTGTCGCTACCGGCGGGGGCAACACCGATTGATTTTGCCTACGCACTTCACAGCAGCATCGGCGACCGCTGCCGCGGTGCCAAAGTGGAAGGCCAGATTGTGCCGCTTTCCACCCCGCTCGAAAACGGCCAGCGCGTCGAAATCATTACCGCCAAAGAAGGAAAACCGTCGGTAAACTGGCTGTACGAAGGTTGGGTGAAAAGCAATAAGGCCATCGGCAAAATCCGTGCGTTTATCCGCCAGCAAAACGCCGATGCCGTGCGTGAAAACGGCCGCAACCAGCTCGACAAACAGTTGGTAAAAGTATCGAACAAACCCAATTTGCAGGATCTGGCGGAAAAACTCGGCTTCAAAAAAATCGACGATTTATACACTGCCGTAGGGCAGGGCGAAATTTCCCCGCGAGCCATCCAGAAAGCCTGCGGCACATTGGTGGAACCGCCTCCGGAGCCGTTGAGCGAAACCACCATCGTCAAACAGTCTAAAATCAAAAAAGGCGGGCACGGAGGCGTGTTGGTCGACGGCGAAGACGGTTTGCTGACGACGTTGGCAAAGTGTTGCAAGCCGGCTCCGCCCGACGACATCGTCGGTTTTGTTACCCGCGAGCGCGGCATTTCGATACACCGCAGTAACTGCCCGTCGTTTCGGCATCTTGCCGAGCATTCGCCCGATAAAGTACTTACCGCAAGTTGGGCGGGGGAGCAGGAAGGACAGGTATTTGCCGTCGATATCGAAATCCGTGCCCAAGACCGTAGTGGCCTGTTGCGCGACGTATCCGATACCCTTGCCCGCCACAAGCTCAACGTAACCGCCGTGCAAACCCAATCGCGCGATTTGGAAGCCAGTATGCGGTTTACGCTTGAAGTGCGTCAGGTAAACGACCTACCGCGGGTGCTGGCGAGCTTGGCCGAAGTCAAAGGCGTGTTGAGCGTAACGCGCTTATGATGGCTTTTAACCTGAAGCAGAAATGAAGAGGCCGTCTGAAAATATTTTTTCAGACGGCCTTTTTGCCAAATTGTAGAACCTACTGCTGCATTGAAGCCGCGCCAACCCCCATTCCGAAAACCAGAACCGCTGCAATCACGATCGAAACCAACATAAACAATAATTGTGCTTTGCAGAAATTCGCTTTGCTCGGATTGGTGCCGCTACTGAACGCCCATACCAATAACATAATAATGTTTACCAGCGGAATCATGAGTACAATTAGCGTAACAATCCATTCTCCCAAGCCGACTGCAGGTGCAACGGCGTTTTGATACACGCGGGATAAATTAGTGCGATGTTGTTGAATATCAGACATTTCGTTTTCTCTCGGCAATTCATTAAAAAATAAATGAGTTGTGGATTTTAGTGTATAACCTTCCCGTTTGACAAACGAAACAAGAGGCCGTCTGAAAAATTTTAGCGAAACCCGCAAAGCCCGTTTCAGA includes the following:
- a CDS encoding RelA/SpoT family protein, which codes for MANIRQVPSSITPDLDNYRRWFDGYVAKLPANDAQLLLNARKLAEQYYPFDAFTPYGEPLLGNLMGAAQLVADMDLLPDAVAATVLADISSYCGNWQELVTGQCNATVCNLVKGIDEVQKLTQFARVNNLNTPEERAQQAESMRKMLLAMVSDIRVVLIKLALRTRTMHFIGTLPDSEEKRALAKETLDIFAPLANRLGVWQLKWQLEDLGFRHQNPEKYREIARLLDEKRTERLEYIEDFLQTLRTELDKYGIHYDVAGRPKHIYSIYKKMVKKKLDFEGLYDIRAVRILVDTVPECYTTLGIVHSLWQPVPGEFDDYIAQPKGNGYKSLHTVIVGPEDKGVEVQIRTFEMHQFNEFGVAAHWRYKEGGKGDSAYEQKIAWLRQLLDWRENMADNDREDLASAFRTELFNDTIYVLTPHGKVLSLPAGATPIDFAYALHSSIGDRCRGAKVEGQIVPLSTPLENGQRVEIITAKEGKPSVNWLYEGWVKSNKAIGKIRAFIRQQNADAVRENGRNQLDKQLVKVSNKPNLQDLAEKLGFKKIDDLYTAVGQGEISPRAIQKACGTLVEPPPEPLSETTIVKQSKIKKGGHGGVLVDGEDGLLTTLAKCCKPAPPDDIVGFVTRERGISIHRSNCPSFRHLAEHSPDKVLTASWAGEQEGQVFAVDIEIRAQDRSGLLRDVSDTLARHKLNVTAVQTQSRDLEASMRFTLEVRQVNDLPRVLASLAEVKGVLSVTRL
- a CDS encoding Lrp/AsnC family transcriptional regulator — protein: MAQITLDKTDLKILQVLQENGRLTNVELSERVALSPSPCLRRLKQLEDAGIIRKYAALLSPVSVQLGLQAFIRVSIDKASEARDNFSTAVQSWPEVLSCFALTGETDYLLHTFFTDMNAFSHFVLDTLLSHPGVEDAKSSFVLKEIKSTTALPLSHLQQQD
- a CDS encoding DUF1415 domain-containing protein encodes the protein MSVSDETVIDHTRQWLEKAVIGLNFCPFAKAPYVKNRVRIAVSHAKHLDGFLEDLDRELQLLSAASENEIETSLLVHPSLFGDFFIFNDMLDIADEAVAENGLEGVIQIAPFHPDFQFEGTDANDISNYTNRSPYPTLHLIRESSISRAAESFPDAETIFGRNIKLLEEMGQQGWDDLNIPRCPVHKK
- a CDS encoding YbaN family protein, with the protein product MVLRSVFWLFGALALLLGIIGIFLPVLPTTPFVILAAACWAKASPRFHRWLHQHHFFGPMVRDWEERRAVPKRAKLFAFSMMTASCTFLWWQFPERWWVAAVSSIFCFCVAVWMWRLPHA